The Actinomycetota bacterium genome includes the window CGGCGCGATGCCGGCGGCGATCTCGTCGTTGAGCCAGTTCTCGATCTCGTCCGCCGGTAGCCGTCCGATGCGGTACGAGCCGAACCTCGGCGGCACGTACCGGTTGAGGTCGCGGGCGTAGGTCTCCTGCGTCGACGGCGACAGCCGCCGGGCGAGCGACAGGAACTCCTCGGCCCAGGTGCCGAGCGCGACATCGGCTCCGGCCGGGTCGATCCACCGACCCCGCTCGATGTCGACCTGCATCTCGCGGATGAACCGCTCGGCGTCGGCCTTGCAGCTGAACCTCTCGGACCGCTGGCGCCCCAGCGGGTCCCGGTAGCGCGCGCGGTAGCGGCCGCTGCGCTTCTCGATGAACCCCATCTCCATCCTCCTGTCGATCCCGTGGGAGCGCCTTGAGAGCGCTGTGGGAGCGAAACCAGGGGTTGTGGGGGTATCCAGCGGTCACTGACCGGCCCTGCCGGACACACCGAAAACGTGGGCCTGACCTGGGGTTATACCAGATCAGGACCCCTGGAGGCGGCGGGGGGAATCGAACCCCCGTACAGGGCTTTGCAGGCCCTTGCCTGAACCACTCGGCCACGCCGCCAGGACGATCATCCTACCGGGGCCCGGGGGTCGCCCCCGGCAGGGCTCTCAGCTTTCTCCCGGGACGCGCCCAGCAATCGGCCAGGAGGATCGACCATCCTGGGGACCATGACAGGCGAACACGAGCCCGCCCCTGACCCTTCGATGTCCCGGCGGCGGTTGATCGGGGCCGGCGCGGGTGTGGCCGTGGCCGCTGTGCTGGCTGCCTGCAGCCGCGGTACCGGCGCGGGCACCGAGGCCGGAGGCCAGGCCCCGACCACGGGGGGCGCTCCCCCAACAGGCGACCGGCCGGTGACCACCGAGACCGCCGGAGGCCAGGCCTCGCCCACCACCTTGGCGCCGACGCCCGAGTGCGCCGACGCCGACGACCTGACGGTGGCCCAGACCGAAGGGCCGTACTTCACACCCAACTCCCCGGCCAAGACGAACCTCTACGCCGACGTGAACAGTGGGGCCCGGCTCGTCGTGACGGGTGCCGTCCTCACCACCAGTTGCCAACCGGTGGGCCGGGCCCTGGTCGATATGTGGCAGGCCGACGGCGACGGCACCTACGACAACTCGGGCTACCGGCTGCGGGGCCACGCCTTCACCGACGCCCAGGGCCGTTACCGATTCGAGACGGTGGTGCCCGGCCTCTACCCGGGGCGCACCCGGCACATCCACGTCAAGGTCCAGGCCCCCAACGGACCGGTCCTGACCACCCAGCTCTACTTCCCGGGGGACGCCCGCAACGCCTCGGACGGGATCTACAACCGGGCGTTGGAGATGACCATGAGCGACACGCCGGCGGGCCGCCAAGGCGAGTACGACTTCGTAGTCCGTACCTGACCCGAACCCGGCCCGCGCCCGCTCATCGCACCTCCAGTGAGGCGCTGGTGTAGTCCACCGTGTCGTCCGCTGGGGCCCACGGCGCCCATGTCCCGGCCGGGCTACGGACCGACCACTGCTCGTCCTCGCGCGATCGGGCGGCCACCGTGACCCACTGGCCGCCGATCAGGTCGACCAGCACCTGGTGGCGCCCGATGATGGCCTCGATGCGGTCGCGGGGCGCCTGGATGACGGCGAGCAGGCGAAGGGGTTCGTGCATACGCCGGTCCCCGACACCCACGGCCTGGGCCGGGAGGCCGACCTGGAGGTCGCCCCCCTCACCGAGGACGACGCCGATGCCGCCGACCGGGTTGTGAAGCGTCTTGTCCCCCGCGCCGAACTGATCGGGGTCGACCGACGAGAAGTAGTACTGGGCGGATATCCACTGGGCCACGACGAGGGGCGCGGTGAGGATCGTCTCCAGGGCGGTCCCGTCGCCATCGGCCTCGGCGTCGTAGGAGTGCAGGAAGACCCGGCACGCGAGGTCGAGCCCGGCCGTGATCGAGCGGGGGCCCACGACGAAGGCAGCGTTGCCCGCCAGCCCCCATTCCGGCCGCACCTGCGCCCAGTCGTGCCCGCGGGCCCGGACCTTCCCGGGCTCTCCCGGGAGCCGCCCGGCGCGCTCGCGGGCCAGCCGTGCGCCAGCAGTGGCCACGTCGCGCTCGAAAGCGGCCACTAGGGGCTCGTGGCTTTCCGGTACGGCCTGGCGGTCGAGAACGGACACCACGTCCGAGACGGTGTCATGCTGGGCGGCAACGAAGAGGGTGTCCTCGGGCACCACTATCCCGCCCTCGGCCAGGCCGGCACGGGCCCCGGGGTCGTTGAGGATGGCCGCGGCCATCCGGGCGCTGGGACCTCCGGGGGCGCCGCCGCACGCGCCACAGTCATAGGAGGACGCATGCGGGTTGTTGAGGTTGTAGCTGCCGTGCCCGCAGAGGACCACGAGCCGGGCGAACCGGGTCAGGCCCATCGTCCGGATGATGCTCGTCGCGAACGACACCCGCTCTTCGACGGTCAAGCCGAGCCCGTCGCCGTCCTCCGCTTCGACGGCCGGTCGTGTCTGGGGAGGGGCGACCAGGCGGGCACTCATCGCTTTGAGGCGCCGCACCAGTCCCGGGGCCAGCGTTCTGGCCGCGGCTGCCGGGCCCATCACGTAACCCGCGGCCTCGGCCAGGGCGAACGGGCCACCCGGGCTGCCCTTGGCGGCGTGGAAGGCTTCGTGCCCTGCGCCGGCAGCTCGCTGGGCGGTCAGGTAGCCGAGAGCGCCGTCGGCCACCACAGGCTGCTCGGCGACCTCGTGGCGGGGTGTCAACAGCACCGGGCAACGCGGTTGGCTCAGCCTGGACCCTAGGGGCCGCCAGCGCACGGGTACCCCGAAGAACCCGGCGAACCCGAGGGTGTCGTAGGGCCCGCAGGCCTGGAGGTGCCGGTGTAGCCCCTCTGAGCGCACGTCGATACAGAAGGCCACCTGCACGTCCGGTCGATCGGTCTGCGGGCCCGGCCCCGGTCGGCTCAATAGGCCCAGGAGACGGTCGCGGAAGTTGCCCTCCTGGGCATCGAGCCACATCGAGTTCCGTACCCGCGGGGGTACCTGCTCCAGCACGCCCCGCACCGCGGAGGTGACGAGCGGGTCGTCGGGCCGGCTACCCAGAGCGTCCAGCACGGCCGCCACTCGGCGATCGCGGAGCCTCTCGTCCTCCAGCGCGGCGCTCTGCTGCGCTGCCGGTGGGGCGGCGGAGGCGCTGTGAGCCGCGGCGGCGGTCGCGGCCACCTGGGCGGCGAGCAGGTCCACGAGGCGTAACCGGGGACGGTGGCTGTCGGGCGGCGCCCACTCGTCATGCCAGCGGGCGTACCCCGCCCAACCCGGGAGCCGCCCAAGGTGGTGGCGAAGGGCGTCGACTCGGTCTGGCCCCACGCCCAGCGTCTCGAGGGACACGTCGAGGGCCTCGACTGGTTGATCAGGTAGCCCCGCCAGCCAACCCATTCCCTCCGGGCCTGCGAGGCGCCGGAGCCGCCGGTCGTAGCTCGCCAGCTCCCGCCACGCACGGAAGAAGCCTCGATCACGGCCGGGCATGGGCCACGGGACGTGGGCCTCGTCGACGAAGACCGCGCACCACGCAGCCACCAACTCGCTGACCGCTCGGACGGTCTCGACGTCGGTGCGGCCGAGCCGATCGCGGCTGGCGTCACGGGGCTTGTCGTCGGGCCCCAACAGAAGGTCCAAACGGATGATCTCCACGGCATCGACCGTTCGATCGCCGATCTCGATGCCGGGCTGGGAGGCCAAGGTAGGGCCAGCCCCGACAATGGCGCGCCGCAGGTCCGCGTCGGAGACGGACCCGCGCTCGTAGGCCTCCCGGGACGCGGCCATGGTCAGGTGGGTGCGTGCCCGCAACCACCGCCGGGCGACCGCCGTGGCGTCGTCGAACGAGAGGTGCTGCAGGCCGAGAAGGGGGTTGACCGCCACGAAGCTGGTCAACGGCCAGAGCGGCGCGACGATCTCGGCCGCCATCGAGATGTCAGCGAGTAGCTCGGCGTCGCGGGCCGATCGTCCGCGGTGGTCGTCGTTCCGGTCGTTCATATCGCTCGCGTCGATCGGACCGTCTCCACGCGGGGCTGAAGGTGGCGGGTCTCCGGCACCGGGGCGACCCCGGTCGAGCTACCGCGCGTCGTCAACGGGACGGCGACGGGGGCAGAGGTGAGCACGAGGGCGTATACCCGGCTGCGCAGCGCGCGCATCCGCTCCCCCGGGGCCAGCCAGAAGGCGGCCACGACAACCGCGATCACCGCCAGGGTCGCCACCAGGAGAGCGGCGCTGACCGGTTCGGCGATGTCGGCCGGCAGCGCCGGGGCGACGAAGGTCTCCAAGGTCGTGAGCCCGCCGATGTAGGCGAACACACCGGCGGTGGCTCCGAGGGCGGCCGCTACCACTGCCCCCACGGGCCGGAACGGCGCCGAGCGCATCCACCCGTCGGCCGCCCGGGCTGCCGTTGCCCACGCGAACACCGTCACGAGCACGAACGCGGCTGTTGACATGTGCGGGTGGAAGGCGGCGTACGCGGCCCATAGGGCCAAGGCGGGAACGACCACCGCGACCGCCAGCCGGGGCCTGCGGGCGACGACCCGGGGGGCCGGGCGCTGGTGGTGACGGTGATGGGCGGCCACCGAGCCCCCGGCGGCCAGGAACAGCGCGGCCTTGTACATGCCGTGCCCGACGACGTGGAGCAACGCCGCCGCGAGCGCACCGATGGCCACCTGGACCGTCATGAACCCCATCTGGCCGGCCGTCGACCAGGCCAGGTTGCCCTTCACGTCGCTGCGTACCAGCTTCACGGAGGTCGCGTAGCAGGCCGTGATCGCGCCCGCCGCGAAGGCGAGGTGCGTGGCCAGGGCCGACGACCCGAACACCGGGGCCAGCCTTACCAGCAGGACGCCGGCCCCGTTGACCACGCCCGCGTGGAGCAGCGCCGAAACCGGCGTGGGGGCGGCGATCGTGGATGGCAGCCACCGGTGCAGCGGCACGAGGGCGGACCGAGAGACGCTGGCGACCGCCAGAAGCACGGCGACCACCGGCAAGACGCTCCAACCGAGCAACGGGATCGACTCGTTCGCCAGCTCGGTGGCAGCCCCGGCTGGTGAGCGGAGATCGACCTCGCCGGCGGACACGATGGCCAGCAGGGTGGCCAGCAGGAGCGCGCCGTCGCCCACCTGGAGGCTACGCCTGACCCGTTCGGCAGCACGGGGCGCCGGTTGCCAGGTGGCCCGGTGCGCCACCAGTTTCGCCAGGGCCGCGCCGGCCACGATCCACGAAGCACACAGCACGCCGAGAGTGGCCGCGAAGGCCACCGAGGTGGTCGCCGCAGTCAGGAGCGAGGCCAGCACGAAGAAGCGACGCCCTCGGAGGTCCCCCTGCATGTTGCGGCCGGCGAACGACTGCACGACCAGGCCGACGCCGGTGGTGAGCAGGCCGAGCACACTCGTGACCCGGCTCGCATGGAAACCGACGAGGGCGTCGCCGTCACTCCCCTCGACGACCGCCGCGAAAGGTCCGTCCACAGCCACGACGACGGCTACGGCGACCGCCACCGCGAAGGCGGCCGCGGCCGCCCCCACCGCCCACCGGCAGCTCCGCTCCCCGACCCTCGCCGTGGGGGTCGACCAGCCAACGGGGGTGGCGAGGGCTATTGCCCCGGCGGCGATGGCAGGCAGGGCCGGGACGAGGACCACCAATGCCTCGGTCAGAGTCATCTGATGGCCCCTCGATCAGCGCGTGGTCGCGTCGCCGCCCGGCCAGGGAAGGCGGGAGGCGTCGACTGCCACACCCAGCGCCCCCGCGTCACGTGCAGCGCGGACGTCGTCGGGCCCGAGGCCCCCTTGGGCGTACACGGGTACCGGGCTGGCTTCGACCAGCGCCCGCAGTCCGGGCCATCCCAGCGCCTGGTCGCCAGGGTGGGAAGGTGTGGGGAGAACGGGCGACAGGAGCGCCACGTCGGCCCCGAGAGCTGCGGCCCGCCCGAGGTCGCCGGCGCTGTGAGCGGAAACGGCCCACAGGCGAGCCGGAGGCCGCTCCGTCATGCGAGCCAGGGCGGCGGCGGTGCTATGCACACCGCAGGCCCCTGCCTGCCGGGCCTCGAGTGCCGTCCCCGACAGGAGCAGGCGCAGGTCGGTCCCCCGCCGGAGCTGGCGCAGCCGGCGGGTGAGCTGGACCCGCTGGGCGGGAGCGAGCTCCGGTGCCCGGACTATCACCAAGCGCACACCTCTGGCCGCCAGCGACGGGATCGTGGCCAGCGTCTCTTCCAATGCGCCCGGCGCCCGGGCGACACGGGCGACGGCCACCAGGTCGGGGAGCGCCAACGTGGTGAGGGCGAGCTCGTTGCTGGGCAGCAACGGCCCGACCGTGGGGCGCCCCGGGTCCACCCAGGCCAGCCGTTGGCCTTCCCTGCCGCGGGGCTCACCTGACCACCGGCACACGTGGAACCAGTGCAATCGCACCCGTTTAGCCGGGAAGTCGTGCTCGTACACCCTCCACGGCGCAAGTTCGAGGGCCTGGACGCCGACCTCCTCGAGCAGCTCGCGAGCCGCGGCCTGGGCCGCGCTCTCGCCGGGGTCGACTTGGCCCCCGGGCAGCTCCCAGAAGCCGGCCGCGTCCTTGCCGGGCTTACGCTCGGCCAGCAACACGCGCCCGTCCGGAGCTCGGAGAACGCCGACCGCGACGTCGACCACGGGACGACCGACTAGCGGTCGGCGGCGGCAGGGCAGCATCAGTCCGGCCACACCCGTTCCGGGTGCAGCGCCCGATGTGTCCTGGGCGACACCGTTGTCCCCCCTCCTCCCGGGCCGGCGGGCCCGGTGCTCACCGGCGGGGCCGAACCCTGGTCCGCAGTGCCCGTCCGACCCCCTCGGGTGCCGTCCTTGGTCGCCGCCGCCGTCCTCGCCTGTCGCGCGGGGATGGCCGCGCTGGGTTTGGCGGGTGTCATCTCAACGCCGCGTCCACGTTGGCGAGAGCCCCGGCACGGGCGGCGAACATCCGTGCCTCCATCCCGACGACCGCTCCACCGGGCCCGTAGACCGTGACGTTGACATGCGTCCGGCTGAAGCTGAGGTCCGGGTAGAGGCCGGTCTCCTTCGACAGGCAGGCGAGCCGGTCGAGGAAAGCCCGTGCCTCGGGGTAGGCGGCAAAGTCGAAGCGGCGGTACAGCATCGACGGCTGCGCGACCTCTGTCCAGCCCTCCGGCCCTTGGGGTTCCATGGTCATCTTGGTCTCCTCACGATGAATGGGATCCTCGACGCCGAGCCCGGCCGGCTGGCGTCGCCCCTTCCGCGGTGAGCTGACGATCAGCTCGCCGCCTGGCCGGAGATCTGGGTGTCGTCGGCACCGGTCGGAAGGATCTGCTCCACCTCGGTGTGCGGGCGGGCAATGATGTGGGCGGCAGCCAGGCCGTCACCAACCCGCTCGCAGGCGTCAGCGCCGGCACGGACTGCGGCGTTGACGGCACCCGTCTCGCCCCGGACGAGCACGGTGACATAGCCGCCCCCGACGAACTGGCGACCGATCAGCCTCACCTCGGAAGCCTTGGTCATGGCGTCGGCAGCCTCGATCGCCGGGACGAGCCCCCGGGTTTCGATCATGCCCAAGGCGATACCCATCTTCTCATTCTGGCTGGCCATCTTCATCCTCCATTAGTCAGTTGGATCTCGGGTGTAACAGGGGTCAGTCGGACCGAGTCAGGCGCGCCAGCGCTCCTCGCTCCAGTGGTCGATGATCCCGCCGATGGTCAGGTCGGTGGTGATCCTCGGGTCGCCGGCGGCTATGCGGGCCGCCGAGATGCCGATGGTGATCACGAAGTCGCCCGGCTTGGCGCCGACCGGGTCGAGGGCAACTTCGAGGTTCCCGCTGTGGTCCTCGACCACCCGTAGCGACTTGTCGGCCAGCGAGGGAGTTCGATGGGTGGCGACGAGGTCGCTGGCGACGCGATGGATGTTCATCGCCGCCTCCCGCCGTCCGGCGACCGGGGGGCCGGTGCCTCCCCCTGGCCCTCCTCGTCGTCCCAGTAGTCGATGATGCCGACGATGGTGAAGTCGCTCGGGTAGTCCTTGTTGCCGGCGGCCTCGCGCGCCGCCGAACTGCCGACCACGATCACCCAGTCGCCGGGCTTGCACCCGACAGGGTCGACAGCCACCTGCTTGCCCCCGCCCCGGCGCTCCTGCACGACCAACAGCCGGTGGTGGTCCAGCCCGCCGATGCGAGCGGTGGCCACGAGGGTCCCTTCGACACGGCAGATCTTCATCGCTGTGCCCCCTGCTCGACCACATCGAGGCGCGCCCGCCCGCGCGCTCGGACGACGCTCTGGGTGACGAGACCGGCAGGGCCGGCCGCCCCCGCGTACCGGGTCTCGATGGCCGAGGCCAGGCGCAGCGCGCGTTCGCGCGCCCCGTCGCTGGCACCGGGAATGCGCTCGTCGTAGGCCACGTGCACGAGCACGGGGACAGCGAGGCCCTGGGGCGAGTTGGTCTTGCGCAGGATCCCGATCCCGACGTCGAGGTCGACGGCCCCTTCTTCGACCGTGCGCATCTGCGCCTGGAAGGCGAGGTTGCGCAACTGGACGTCGTCCATGGCGTCGCCGGCCACGACCAGCCTCTCGGTGTGCCCCGGGTCCGCGTAGCTCCCGCCGCTCCAGCCCCGCACGGCGTCCACCTGGCCGATGTTGTTCTTCAGCAGGTAGCCGCACAGCCAGCGCATGCCCTCGGTCGGCGCGTCAGCCGCGTCCACACCGGCACTGTCGGCTACCTCCTGTCGGATCAGCTCCTTGGCGGTCTCACGATCGAGGCTTGCCGTGCGCTCGTAGAGCGTGGCGCTGGAGACGAAGCGGCCCACGTCCGT containing:
- a CDS encoding dioxygenase — translated: MTGEHEPAPDPSMSRRRLIGAGAGVAVAAVLAACSRGTGAGTEAGGQAPTTGGAPPTGDRPVTTETAGGQASPTTLAPTPECADADDLTVAQTEGPYFTPNSPAKTNLYADVNSGARLVVTGAVLTTSCQPVGRALVDMWQADGDGTYDNSGYRLRGHAFTDAQGRYRFETVVPGLYPGRTRHIHVKVQAPNGPVLTTQLYFPGDARNASDGIYNRALEMTMSDTPAGRQGEYDFVVRT
- a CDS encoding DUF2309 domain-containing protein → MNDRNDDHRGRSARDAELLADISMAAEIVAPLWPLTSFVAVNPLLGLQHLSFDDATAVARRWLRARTHLTMAASREAYERGSVSDADLRRAIVGAGPTLASQPGIEIGDRTVDAVEIIRLDLLLGPDDKPRDASRDRLGRTDVETVRAVSELVAAWCAVFVDEAHVPWPMPGRDRGFFRAWRELASYDRRLRRLAGPEGMGWLAGLPDQPVEALDVSLETLGVGPDRVDALRHHLGRLPGWAGYARWHDEWAPPDSHRPRLRLVDLLAAQVAATAAAAHSASAAPPAAQQSAALEDERLRDRRVAAVLDALGSRPDDPLVTSAVRGVLEQVPPRVRNSMWLDAQEGNFRDRLLGLLSRPGPGPQTDRPDVQVAFCIDVRSEGLHRHLQACGPYDTLGFAGFFGVPVRWRPLGSRLSQPRCPVLLTPRHEVAEQPVVADGALGYLTAQRAAGAGHEAFHAAKGSPGGPFALAEAAGYVMGPAAAARTLAPGLVRRLKAMSARLVAPPQTRPAVEAEDGDGLGLTVEERVSFATSIIRTMGLTRFARLVVLCGHGSYNLNNPHASSYDCGACGGAPGGPSARMAAAILNDPGARAGLAEGGIVVPEDTLFVAAQHDTVSDVVSVLDRQAVPESHEPLVAAFERDVATAGARLARERAGRLPGEPGKVRARGHDWAQVRPEWGLAGNAAFVVGPRSITAGLDLACRVFLHSYDAEADGDGTALETILTAPLVVAQWISAQYYFSSVDPDQFGAGDKTLHNPVGGIGVVLGEGGDLQVGLPAQAVGVGDRRMHEPLRLLAVIQAPRDRIEAIIGRHQVLVDLIGGQWVTVAARSREDEQWSVRSPAGTWAPWAPADDTVDYTSASLEVR
- a CDS encoding proton-conducting transporter membrane subunit translates to MTLTEALVVLVPALPAIAAGAIALATPVGWSTPTARVGERSCRWAVGAAAAAFAVAVAVAVVVAVDGPFAAVVEGSDGDALVGFHASRVTSVLGLLTTGVGLVVQSFAGRNMQGDLRGRRFFVLASLLTAATTSVAFAATLGVLCASWIVAGAALAKLVAHRATWQPAPRAAERVRRSLQVGDGALLLATLLAIVSAGEVDLRSPAGAATELANESIPLLGWSVLPVVAVLLAVASVSRSALVPLHRWLPSTIAAPTPVSALLHAGVVNGAGVLLVRLAPVFGSSALATHLAFAAGAITACYATSVKLVRSDVKGNLAWSTAGQMGFMTVQVAIGALAAALLHVVGHGMYKAALFLAAGGSVAAHHRHHQRPAPRVVARRPRLAVAVVVPALALWAAYAAFHPHMSTAAFVLVTVFAWATAARAADGWMRSAPFRPVGAVVAAALGATAGVFAYIGGLTTLETFVAPALPADIAEPVSAALLVATLAVIAVVVAAFWLAPGERMRALRSRVYALVLTSAPVAVPLTTRGSSTGVAPVPETRHLQPRVETVRSTRAI
- a CDS encoding Nudix family hydrolase; translation: MVDVAVGVLRAPDGRVLLAERKPGKDAAGFWELPGGQVDPGESAAQAAARELLEEVGVQALELAPWRVYEHDFPAKRVRLHWFHVCRWSGEPRGREGQRLAWVDPGRPTVGPLLPSNELALTTLALPDLVAVARVARAPGALEETLATIPSLAARGVRLVIVRAPELAPAQRVQLTRRLRQLRRGTDLRLLLSGTALEARQAGACGVHSTAAALARMTERPPARLWAVSAHSAGDLGRAAALGADVALLSPVLPTPSHPGDQALGWPGLRALVEASPVPVYAQGGLGPDDVRAARDAGALGVAVDASRLPWPGGDATTR
- a CDS encoding 4a-hydroxytetrahydrobiopterin dehydratase translates to MIVSSPRKGRRQPAGLGVEDPIHREETKMTMEPQGPEGWTEVAQPSMLYRRFDFAAYPEARAFLDRLACLSKETGLYPDLSFSRTHVNVTVYGPGGAVVGMEARMFAARAGALANVDAALR
- a CDS encoding BMC domain-containing protein, which encodes MASQNEKMGIALGMIETRGLVPAIEAADAMTKASEVRLIGRQFVGGGYVTVLVRGETGAVNAAVRAGADACERVGDGLAAAHIIARPHTEVEQILPTGADDTQISGQAAS
- a CDS encoding carboxysome peptide B, which codes for MNIHRVASDLVATHRTPSLADKSLRVVEDHSGNLEVALDPVGAKPGDFVITIGISAARIAAGDPRITTDLTIGGIIDHWSEERWRA
- a CDS encoding carboxysome peptide A yields the protein MKICRVEGTLVATARIGGLDHHRLLVVQERRGGGKQVAVDPVGCKPGDWVIVVGSSAAREAAGNKDYPSDFTIVGIIDYWDDEEGQGEAPAPRSPDGGRRR